From a region of the Paenibacillus sp. R14(2021) genome:
- a CDS encoding ABC transporter ATP-binding protein, with translation MSEQPRGAAGGGPGITQRPGGQSGPAPGNFGFGPGRGGPGGMMGMPVQKAKDFKGTLRRLIGYLKPHRGALLVVLLTAVLSTVFSILGPKIMGKATTELFEGLVGKLKGTPGAQIDFHYIWQILLVLVVLYIISALFSFIQQYVMASVAQKTVYDLRKDVNEKLERLPLKFFDSRTHGEILSRAVNDVDNISGTLQQSLTQFITSFVTLIGVIVMMLTISPLMTLITIVTLPLSFIAIKMIAKRSQLYFKGQQKALGELNGHVEEMYTGHNIVKAFGHERKSVAKFNAVNEQLYESGWRAQFVSGMIMPIMGFIGNIGYVLVSVAGGILVLHKSITIGDVQAFISYSRQFAMPITQTAQIANIIQSTIASAERIFELLDETEEVPESAAPIAIAANNAEVKKGPAVTVKGNVSFNHVQFRYKDDTTLIEDMDIHVHAGQTIAIVGPTGAGKTTLINLLMRFYELNGGSITIDGADLTELKRGDLRSLFGMVLQDTWLFNGTIRDNIAYGRSGATEDEVVAAARAAYADHFIRTLPEGYDTVLNEEASNISQGQKQLLTIARAILADPAILILDEATSSVDTRTEIHIQRAMNELMQGRTSFVIAHRLSTIRDADLILVMNHGTVIEQGTHEELLAAGGFYADLYESQFSSQKRKQDVS, from the coding sequence ATGAGTGAACAACCAAGAGGCGCCGCAGGCGGCGGTCCCGGCATCACCCAGCGGCCCGGCGGCCAAAGCGGCCCCGCGCCTGGCAATTTCGGCTTCGGCCCAGGCCGCGGAGGCCCTGGCGGCATGATGGGCATGCCCGTCCAGAAAGCCAAGGACTTCAAGGGCACGCTGCGCCGCCTCATCGGCTACTTGAAGCCGCATCGCGGCGCGCTGCTTGTCGTCCTGCTGACCGCCGTGCTCAGCACGGTGTTCTCCATACTCGGCCCGAAAATTATGGGCAAAGCCACGACTGAGCTGTTCGAAGGTCTCGTCGGCAAGCTGAAGGGCACACCAGGTGCGCAAATCGACTTTCATTATATATGGCAAATTCTACTTGTCCTTGTCGTGCTCTATATCATTAGTGCTTTATTCAGCTTTATTCAGCAATATGTCATGGCAAGCGTCGCGCAGAAAACCGTTTACGATCTGCGCAAGGACGTGAACGAGAAGCTTGAGCGCCTGCCGCTGAAGTTCTTCGACTCCCGCACGCACGGGGAAATCTTGAGCCGCGCGGTCAATGACGTAGACAATATAAGCGGTACCCTGCAGCAAAGCTTGACGCAATTCATTACGTCGTTCGTGACGCTGATCGGCGTCATCGTCATGATGCTGACGATCAGCCCGCTCATGACGCTCATTACGATCGTGACGCTCCCGCTCAGCTTCATCGCGATCAAGATGATCGCGAAGCGGTCGCAGCTGTATTTTAAGGGCCAGCAGAAAGCGCTCGGCGAGCTGAACGGCCATGTCGAGGAAATGTATACCGGACATAACATCGTGAAAGCATTCGGCCATGAGCGCAAATCCGTCGCAAAATTCAACGCGGTCAACGAGCAATTGTACGAATCCGGCTGGCGCGCGCAGTTCGTGTCCGGGATGATCATGCCGATTATGGGCTTCATCGGCAATATCGGCTACGTGCTTGTCAGCGTGGCCGGCGGCATACTCGTGCTGCACAAGTCGATCACCATCGGCGATGTCCAGGCGTTCATCTCCTACTCGCGCCAATTCGCCATGCCGATTACGCAGACGGCGCAGATCGCGAACATTATCCAATCGACGATCGCTTCAGCGGAGCGCATCTTCGAGCTGCTCGACGAGACGGAGGAAGTGCCGGAATCGGCCGCGCCAATCGCGATCGCCGCGAATAACGCAGAAGTTAAGAAAGGCCCAGCTGTTACGGTCAAGGGTAACGTCAGCTTCAACCATGTGCAGTTCCGTTACAAGGACGATACGACATTGATCGAAGACATGGACATTCACGTCCATGCGGGCCAAACGATCGCTATCGTCGGCCCGACCGGCGCCGGCAAGACAACCTTGATCAACCTGCTGATGCGCTTCTACGAGCTGAACGGCGGCAGTATTACGATCGACGGCGCCGACCTGACGGAGCTGAAGCGCGGCGATTTGCGCAGCTTATTCGGCATGGTGCTGCAGGACACATGGCTGTTTAACGGCACCATCCGAGACAACATCGCATACGGGCGCAGCGGCGCGACGGAAGACGAAGTCGTCGCGGCGGCCCGGGCAGCCTATGCGGACCATTTCATCCGCACGCTGCCGGAAGGCTACGATACGGTGCTGAACGAAGAAGCATCGAATATCTCGCAGGGACAGAAGCAATTGCTGACCATAGCACGCGCGATTCTGGCCGATCCGGCCATCCTTATCCTGGACGAAGCGACCAGCAGCGTCGATACGCGGACCGAGATCCACATCCAGCGCGCCATGAACGAGCTGATGCAAGGCCGCACGAGCTTCGTGATCGCGCACCGGTTGTCGACCATCCGCGACGCGGATCTCATCCTCGTCATGAACCACGGCACGGTCATCGAGCAGGGCACGCATGAGGAGCTGCTCGCCGCAGGCGGCTTCTACGCAGATCTGTACGAGAGCCAGTTCAGCAGTCAGAAAAGGAAGCAGGACGTCAGCTAG
- the thiO gene encoding glycine oxidase ThiO: MGTRVIVLGGGIIGLSCAFEAVMGGAEVTVVEPGRVGGQASGAAAGMLAPYTENGELPDAFFQLCLDSLHRYPEWVRKIEEVSGQSAELTNCGSLTVAMHEADLQPLQARLAWQQRFGASAELIGQERLRKMEPLLHGGAAGALYCPTESHVHAPKLVAALEAACRRLGVRILEQAGAIAPPRAGSGGRVDAVVETAAYGSVSGDVLIVCAGAWANTYAALCGFPIPVHPIRGQICSFDLTGADDRAAGASVSHMVFSSQAYWVQKRDGQLVCGASEDAAGYDTSVTDRGIDRLTRWTPRVFPFLGGRAPAMRWAGLRPATRDGRPLIGMVPGSPNVLIAAGHYRNGILLSPATAAMIGDLLIGVAPRQAEAASFAPDRFARGGRAVTL, from the coding sequence ATGGGCACACGTGTTATCGTGCTGGGCGGCGGCATTATCGGCTTGTCCTGCGCCTTCGAAGCGGTAATGGGCGGCGCGGAAGTAACCGTCGTCGAACCGGGGCGCGTAGGCGGGCAGGCTTCCGGCGCTGCAGCGGGAATGCTGGCACCCTATACGGAGAACGGGGAGCTGCCGGATGCGTTTTTCCAGTTATGTCTAGACAGCCTGCATCGTTATCCCGAATGGGTGAGGAAGATCGAAGAGGTGTCTGGCCAATCCGCGGAGCTGACCAACTGCGGGAGCTTGACGGTTGCGATGCATGAAGCGGACCTGCAGCCGCTGCAGGCGCGGCTTGCCTGGCAGCAGCGCTTCGGCGCATCGGCGGAACTGATCGGCCAGGAGCGGCTCCGGAAGATGGAGCCGCTCCTGCATGGCGGCGCGGCAGGGGCGCTCTATTGTCCCACGGAGTCGCATGTGCATGCGCCGAAGCTCGTTGCCGCGCTGGAAGCGGCGTGCCGCAGGCTTGGCGTGCGCATCCTGGAGCAGGCGGGAGCGATCGCCCCGCCGCGGGCGGGCAGCGGCGGACGCGTAGACGCCGTCGTGGAGACCGCCGCCTATGGCAGCGTCAGCGGCGACGTGCTGATCGTCTGCGCCGGCGCATGGGCGAATACATACGCGGCGCTGTGCGGGTTCCCGATTCCGGTGCATCCCATCCGGGGTCAGATCTGCTCCTTTGATTTGACGGGCGCTGACGACCGCGCTGCTGGCGCTTCCGTGTCGCATATGGTGTTCTCCAGCCAGGCGTATTGGGTGCAGAAGCGGGACGGCCAGCTTGTCTGCGGCGCCTCCGAGGACGCGGCCGGTTACGACACGTCGGTGACGGACCGCGGCATCGACCGCTTGACGCGGTGGACGCCGCGCGTGTTTCCATTTCTGGGCGGACGCGCGCCCGCAATGCGGTGGGCGGGCCTCCGTCCGGCTACGCGCGATGGCCGTCCGCTGATCGGCATGGTTCCCGGCAGCCCGAACGTGCTGATCGCCGCGGGCCATTACCGCAACGGCATTCTGCTCAGTCCGGCGACCGCGGCGATGATCGGCGACCTGCTGATCGGCGTCGCGCCGCGGCAGGCGGAAGCGGCCAGCTTCGCGCCGGATCGCTTCGCGCGCGGCGGGCGGGCGGTAACGCTTTAA
- a CDS encoding thiazole synthase — MSANGGEFFLAGDDLLIGGKRLGSRFFLGTGRFPSPAVFQLALEASAAEVVTFAVRRVNLDYTEDDSILQHMAGRSYTFLPNTSGAGNADEAVRIAKLARAAGLSDWIKVEISAHPRTLLPDPIETLRATERLVKEGFTVLPYTSDDPILCKRLEEAGAAAVMPGGAPIGTGLGLLNPYNLGLIIEEAGVPIIVDAGIGSAADIVQAMELGADGILVNTPVAKAQDPVGMARAMRLAVEAGRLSYLSGRIPKRRYASASSETEGISISSASGGAAGGSVSAGSPHEAAAGEVQRSLPEQP; from the coding sequence ATGAGCGCAAATGGCGGAGAATTCTTTTTGGCTGGAGATGATTTGCTCATCGGCGGGAAACGGCTGGGTTCGCGGTTTTTCCTGGGGACGGGACGGTTTCCGAGTCCGGCCGTTTTCCAGCTTGCGCTGGAAGCATCGGCTGCGGAGGTCGTGACGTTCGCGGTGCGCCGCGTGAATCTGGACTATACCGAGGATGATTCCATCCTGCAGCATATGGCTGGGCGGAGCTATACGTTTCTGCCAAACACGTCAGGCGCGGGCAATGCCGACGAAGCGGTACGGATTGCGAAGCTGGCGCGAGCCGCGGGACTCAGTGACTGGATCAAGGTAGAGATCAGCGCGCATCCGCGGACGCTCCTGCCTGATCCCATCGAGACGCTGCGGGCAACCGAGCGGCTGGTGAAGGAAGGCTTCACGGTGTTGCCGTACACATCGGATGATCCGATCCTGTGCAAGCGGCTGGAGGAAGCCGGAGCTGCGGCCGTGATGCCTGGCGGTGCGCCGATCGGCACGGGGCTCGGCCTGCTCAACCCGTATAACCTTGGTCTGATCATAGAGGAGGCGGGCGTGCCGATTATCGTCGATGCAGGCATCGGCTCCGCCGCCGATATCGTGCAGGCGATGGAGCTTGGCGCAGACGGTATTCTGGTCAATACGCCGGTGGCGAAGGCGCAGGATCCTGTTGGCATGGCGCGCGCGATGCGGCTTGCCGTGGAAGCGGGCCGTCTGTCATACTTGTCGGGCCGCATTCCGAAGCGGCGGTACGCGTCGGCGAGCAGCGAGACGGAGGGGATTTCGATCTCTTCGGCTTCAGGCGGCGCCGCTGGGGGAAGTGTGTCTGCCGGCTCTCCACATGAGGCGGCAGCTGGCGAAGTGCAGCGTTCGCTGCCGGAGCAGCCGTAA
- the thiE gene encoding thiamine phosphate synthase, giving the protein MEKRDWRAFKLYAITAVNYHPGRSMLEVMEQAILGGVDIVQLRAKDAPKEEILADARALRALTARYGVPLIINDHIDIALEVGADGAHFGQDDLPLAEARRILGPDAIIGISTHSLEQALAAERGGADYIGVGPVYPTGTKPGRTAVTTAYVREAAAHVAIPWVAIGGITLENVDEVMAAGASRICAVSAIVGSDDPAAVCRAFRERLSAGAGGEHTEEDGAVQAAFSVIVNGRSEETSARTVEQLVETLGLAGKSLVVELDGTILAREAWAETALVNGAVLELVHFVGGG; this is encoded by the coding sequence ATGGAGAAGAGAGATTGGCGGGCATTCAAGCTCTATGCCATCACGGCAGTAAATTATCATCCGGGCCGCAGCATGCTTGAGGTCATGGAGCAGGCGATCCTCGGAGGAGTGGATATCGTCCAGCTTCGGGCAAAGGATGCGCCCAAAGAGGAGATTCTTGCGGACGCGCGGGCGCTTCGGGCGCTTACTGCCCGTTACGGCGTGCCGCTCATCATTAACGACCATATCGACATCGCGCTGGAAGTCGGCGCAGACGGTGCTCATTTTGGCCAGGACGATCTGCCGCTTGCGGAAGCGCGGCGGATTCTTGGGCCGGATGCCATCATCGGCATTTCCACGCACAGCCTGGAGCAGGCGTTGGCCGCGGAGCGGGGAGGCGCCGATTATATCGGCGTCGGCCCGGTCTATCCGACAGGCACAAAGCCGGGACGAACGGCGGTCACGACTGCTTACGTGCGGGAAGCGGCTGCCCATGTGGCGATTCCGTGGGTGGCGATCGGGGGCATTACGCTCGAGAATGTCGATGAGGTTATGGCAGCAGGCGCGTCCCGGATTTGCGCGGTATCGGCCATTGTGGGCAGCGACGATCCTGCCGCTGTGTGCCGGGCGTTCCGTGAGCGGCTGAGCGCTGGAGCCGGCGGAGAGCATACGGAAGAGGACGGCGCTGTCCAGGCGGCATTCTCGGTCATCGTAAACGGCCGCAGCGAGGAAACATCGGCGCGGACGGTCGAGCAATTGGTGGAAACGCTCGGCCTTGCGGGCAAGAGCCTCGTCGTCGAGCTTGACGGGACGATTCTCGCGCGCGAAGCTTGGGCGGAAACCGCGCTTGTTAACGGCGCGGTGCTGGAGCTTGTTCATTTTGTAGGAGGGGGTTGA
- the thiC gene encoding phosphomethylpyrimidine synthase ThiC, whose amino-acid sequence MPILTTPLPGSRKVYVEGSRSDIQVPMREIALSPTTGRNGEADNAPISVYDASGPYTDTAYHADVRRGLPALRATWIAERGDTEAYEGRTIVPLDNGFHSEAAVHNRGAELFPALARKPLRAKEGRNVTQLHYARQGIITPEMEFIAIREGMDPEVVRKEVAEGRAIIPANINHPESEPMIIGRRFHVKINANIGNSAVASSIEEEVEKMTWATRWGADTIMDLSTGKNIHTTREWIVRNSPVPVGTVPIYQALEKVDGKAEDLSWEVFRDTLIEQAEQGVDYFTIHAGVLLRYIPLTAKRVTGIVSRGGSIMAAWCLAHHKENFLYTHFEEICEIMKRYDVAFSLGDGLRPGSIADANDEAQFGELDTLGELTHIAWKHDVQVMIEGPGHVPMHLIKENMDRQLEVCKEAPFYTLGPLTTDIAPGYDHITSAIGAAMIGWFGTAMLCYVTPKEHLGLPNKEDVKEGVITYKIAAHAADLAKGHPRAQVRDNALSKARFEFRWHDQFHLSLDPERAMSYHDETLPAEAAKSAHFCSMCGPKFCSMRITQDIRDYAKENGLETQEAIEAGMQEQASAFRQGGGSIYS is encoded by the coding sequence ATGCCGATTTTGACAACGCCGCTACCAGGGAGCCGCAAAGTATACGTAGAAGGAAGCCGCAGTGACATTCAAGTGCCGATGAGAGAGATTGCGCTGTCGCCGACGACAGGAAGGAACGGAGAGGCGGACAATGCGCCGATCTCGGTGTATGATGCAAGCGGACCATACACGGATACCGCTTACCATGCTGATGTAAGGCGGGGCTTGCCTGCGCTGCGAGCTACATGGATCGCCGAGCGCGGCGATACGGAAGCGTACGAGGGACGGACGATCGTGCCGCTCGATAACGGCTTTCATTCCGAGGCTGCCGTGCATAATCGCGGTGCGGAGCTGTTCCCGGCGCTTGCGCGCAAACCGCTGCGGGCTAAGGAAGGGCGGAACGTCACGCAGCTGCATTACGCAAGGCAGGGCATCATTACGCCGGAGATGGAGTTCATCGCGATTCGCGAGGGGATGGATCCGGAGGTTGTCCGCAAGGAAGTCGCCGAAGGGCGCGCGATCATTCCGGCGAACATCAACCATCCCGAGAGCGAGCCGATGATTATCGGGCGCCGGTTCCATGTGAAGATCAATGCCAACATCGGCAATTCCGCCGTCGCTTCCTCTATCGAAGAAGAGGTGGAGAAAATGACGTGGGCGACCCGCTGGGGCGCGGATACGATCATGGACCTCTCGACGGGCAAAAACATCCATACGACGCGCGAATGGATCGTGCGCAACTCTCCGGTTCCAGTTGGAACGGTGCCGATCTATCAGGCGCTTGAGAAAGTAGACGGCAAGGCCGAGGATTTGTCGTGGGAGGTCTTCCGCGATACGCTGATCGAGCAAGCGGAGCAAGGCGTGGATTACTTTACGATTCATGCCGGCGTGCTGCTGCGGTATATTCCGCTTACGGCGAAGCGCGTCACGGGCATCGTGTCCCGCGGCGGGTCCATTATGGCCGCATGGTGCCTCGCGCACCACAAGGAGAATTTCCTCTATACGCATTTTGAAGAAATCTGCGAAATCATGAAGCGTTACGATGTGGCGTTCTCGCTCGGCGACGGGCTGCGCCCGGGCTCCATTGCGGATGCGAACGACGAAGCGCAGTTCGGGGAGCTGGATACGCTCGGCGAGCTGACGCACATCGCGTGGAAGCACGACGTTCAGGTGATGATCGAAGGTCCGGGCCATGTGCCGATGCACCTTATCAAGGAAAATATGGACCGTCAGCTGGAGGTGTGCAAGGAAGCGCCGTTCTATACCCTGGGGCCGCTGACGACGGATATCGCGCCGGGCTACGACCATATTACGTCTGCGATCGGCGCCGCGATGATCGGCTGGTTCGGAACGGCGATGCTCTGCTACGTGACGCCGAAGGAGCATCTCGGCCTGCCGAACAAGGAGGATGTGAAGGAAGGCGTCATCACGTACAAAATCGCCGCGCACGCAGCTGATTTGGCCAAAGGCCATCCGCGCGCGCAAGTGAGGGACAACGCGCTGTCGAAGGCGCGGTTCGAGTTCCGCTGGCATGACCAGTTCCACTTGTCGCTGGATCCCGAGCGCGCGATGTCGTACCACGACGAGACGCTGCCGGCTGAAGCGGCGAAGTCGGCGCATTTCTGTTCCATGTGCGGTCCGAAGTTCTGCAGCATGCGCATTACGCAGGACATTCGCGATTATGCGAAGGAGAACGGCCTGGAGACGCAGGAGGCGATTGAGGCCGGCATGCAGGAGCAGGCATCGGCCTTCCGGCAGGGGGGCGGCTCGATTTATTCGTAA
- a CDS encoding YceI family protein, with protein MTTSKWLVDPTHSSVDFTIKHMMIAKVKGAFHEFSAEIEADPADLTTASIQFNVVLNSIDTRNADRDNHLRTGDFFDIEHYPTLTFQSTSVSKTGDGEYDVTGNLSLHGLTRTQTFHVAYEGTGKDPWGNEKVGFSGKGAISRSEYGLTYNAVLETGGVLIGDEVKFTIELEAVKAN; from the coding sequence ATGACGACATCCAAATGGCTCGTTGATCCCACGCACAGCAGCGTAGATTTCACCATTAAGCATATGATGATTGCTAAAGTAAAAGGCGCTTTTCACGAATTCAGCGCGGAAATCGAAGCAGATCCTGCCGATCTGACAACGGCGAGCATTCAGTTTAACGTTGTCCTGAACAGCATCGATACCCGCAACGCGGACCGCGACAACCACCTGCGTACAGGCGATTTCTTCGATATCGAGCATTACCCGACGCTCACGTTCCAATCGACCTCCGTCAGCAAAACCGGCGACGGCGAATACGATGTAACGGGCAATTTATCACTGCACGGCTTGACGCGCACGCAAACGTTCCATGTGGCCTACGAAGGCACCGGCAAAGACCCATGGGGCAACGAGAAGGTCGGCTTCAGCGGCAAAGGCGCCATCAGCCGCAGCGAGTACGGCCTGACGTACAACGCCGTGCTTGAAACAGGCGGCGTCCTAATCGGCGACGAAGTAAAATTCACCATTGAGCTCGAAGCCGTTAAAGCGAACTAA
- a CDS encoding acetyltransferase: MESIVIFGAGGHAKSVIDVIEQEGRYRILGILDNHKPVGTVFYGYEVLGDESWLTASDTRIYGGFAAIGDNWTRSKVTAAILAAQPSFTFVTAIHPRASVAKGAVIGAGSVLMAGAVVNADTVIGEHCVINTNASVDHDSIVGDFVNLAPNAASGGQVRIGSFSTLSLGAGVIHSVTIGEHALIGAGAVVLSDIESRSVAYGTPAKVVRYREVGECYL; this comes from the coding sequence ATGGAATCGATCGTAATCTTCGGTGCCGGCGGTCACGCCAAATCAGTCATCGACGTCATTGAACAAGAGGGCCGCTACCGCATTCTCGGTATCCTCGACAATCATAAGCCGGTCGGAACGGTTTTCTACGGCTACGAGGTGCTTGGCGACGAAAGCTGGCTGACAGCCAGCGATACCCGCATCTACGGCGGCTTCGCCGCGATCGGGGATAATTGGACCCGGTCCAAGGTGACTGCCGCTATTCTGGCCGCGCAGCCTTCCTTCACCTTCGTCACCGCCATTCATCCCAGAGCTTCCGTTGCAAAAGGAGCCGTCATCGGCGCGGGCAGCGTGCTTATGGCCGGCGCCGTCGTGAATGCCGATACCGTTATCGGCGAACACTGCGTCATTAACACCAACGCCTCCGTCGATCATGACAGCATCGTCGGCGATTTCGTCAATCTGGCTCCGAATGCGGCTTCCGGCGGGCAGGTGCGGATCGGCAGCTTCAGCACCTTGTCGCTTGGCGCCGGCGTCATCCATTCCGTCACGATTGGCGAGCATGCCCTCATCGGCGCAGGCGCCGTCGTGCTGTCGGACATCGAGAGCCGAAGCGTCGCCTACGGCACGCCCGCGAAGGTCGTCCGCTATCGAGAAGTCGGCGAGTGCTACTTATAG
- a CDS encoding MarR family winged helix-turn-helix transcriptional regulator, with translation METNAQLELDNQVCFALYACAREVTKLYRPFLDELGITYTQYVTLLALWEKDGVPVKELGGRLYLDSGTLTPLLKKLEGSGLIHRERDPQDERSVLVRLTDKGREMKMSAVPIPERVFCQINMPHEELAQLLGQLHKLTSSLHADGCHAEDC, from the coding sequence ATGGAAACGAATGCGCAGCTCGAGCTGGATAATCAGGTCTGTTTCGCCCTTTATGCGTGCGCGCGCGAAGTGACGAAGCTGTATCGGCCGTTTCTGGATGAGCTTGGCATCACCTATACGCAATATGTAACCCTGCTTGCGCTCTGGGAGAAGGACGGGGTGCCGGTGAAGGAACTTGGCGGCAGACTGTATCTGGATTCCGGTACGTTGACACCGCTGCTGAAGAAGCTCGAAGGCAGCGGATTGATTCACAGGGAACGCGACCCGCAGGACGAGCGGAGCGTTCTCGTTCGACTGACGGATAAAGGCCGCGAAATGAAAATGAGCGCGGTGCCGATCCCGGAGCGTGTCTTCTGCCAGATCAATATGCCGCATGAGGAATTGGCGCAGCTGCTGGGGCAGCTCCACAAATTAACGTCCTCACTTCATGCCGACGGCTGCCACGCCGAAGACTGCTAA
- a CDS encoding CcdC family protein: MSFLPHSFSFGHLASIIVTLMSGIAVTFLRLRASNRPTTLRKIIIPPLGMSTGFLMFVVPITHVPWLWGLTAFAAGATIFAYPLIRTSKLERIGTTIVLKRSKMFIFILLGLLIVRLLAHDLVEQVITIPQTGALFFVLAFGMILIWRLAMLREFMRLNRDRKEYR, translated from the coding sequence ATGAGCTTTCTCCCTCATTCCTTCTCGTTTGGGCATCTCGCCTCGATCATCGTTACGCTGATGTCCGGCATCGCGGTCACGTTCCTTCGGCTTCGAGCCAGTAATCGGCCAACGACCCTGCGTAAGATCATCATCCCGCCGCTCGGCATGTCTACCGGCTTCCTGATGTTTGTTGTCCCGATCACGCATGTGCCGTGGCTGTGGGGATTGACGGCTTTCGCCGCGGGGGCGACGATCTTTGCATATCCGCTAATCCGGACATCCAAGCTGGAGAGAATCGGCACGACTATCGTTTTGAAACGGTCAAAAATGTTTATCTTTATCTTACTCGGCCTGTTGATCGTACGGCTGCTCGCCCATGATCTGGTGGAGCAGGTCATCACGATCCCGCAAACCGGCGCGCTTTTCTTCGTGCTCGCGTTCGGGATGATCCTTATATGGCGGCTTGCCATGCTGCGGGAATTTATGCGATTGAACCGAGATAGAAAAGAATACCGTTGA
- a CDS encoding YwbE family protein, with protein MSTNGQQRSSIRPGLTVDIVLKKDQATGRLTRGIVKDILTNSPNHPHGIKVRLQSGDVGRVKLIVGGQSQ; from the coding sequence ATGAGCACAAATGGACAACAGCGATCAAGTATCCGTCCCGGCTTGACCGTCGATATCGTATTAAAGAAGGACCAGGCTACCGGCCGCCTTACCCGCGGCATCGTAAAGGATATTTTGACGAATTCCCCCAATCACCCGCATGGCATTAAAGTGAGGCTGCAAAGCGGCGACGTCGGCAGGGTCAAGTTAATTGTTGGAGGCCAATCGCAATAA
- a CDS encoding DUF1450 domain-containing protein → MKKIKYCCRNFKHGSKSVFKTLKQEFPDLKQKKKDCLGNCKLCSKQCMVLIGKTEVVVAPSADVLYAKLKHRIG, encoded by the coding sequence ATGAAGAAGATCAAATACTGCTGCCGCAACTTCAAGCACGGCTCCAAGTCGGTGTTCAAGACGCTCAAGCAGGAGTTTCCCGATTTGAAGCAGAAGAAGAAGGATTGCCTTGGCAACTGCAAGCTTTGCTCAAAGCAGTGCATGGTTCTAATCGGCAAAACGGAAGTCGTCGTCGCCCCGAGCGCGGATGTCTTGTATGCCAAGCTGAAGCATCGGATAGGATAA
- a CDS encoding ferritin: protein MNETLTDAVIDQLNFEFYSAHVYLAIAAYCSGESLDGFANFFIVQAEEERFHAMKMYKYLNDRGKRVKLDGMSTPNNNYSSILEAFEHAYQHEQEVTKRIYHLSDLAMNDREHATIQFLKWFIDEQVEEEAMFDSIINKLKRIDKDSNAFFMLDTEFASRTFVPPTTA from the coding sequence ATGAACGAAACGCTTACCGATGCTGTCATCGATCAGCTTAATTTCGAGTTCTATTCTGCGCACGTATATTTGGCCATTGCCGCTTATTGCTCAGGGGAAAGCCTGGACGGCTTCGCGAACTTCTTTATTGTGCAAGCCGAAGAGGAACGCTTCCATGCCATGAAAATGTACAAGTATCTCAATGATCGCGGAAAACGCGTCAAACTGGACGGCATGAGCACACCCAACAATAACTATAGCTCCATTCTTGAAGCCTTCGAGCATGCATACCAGCATGAGCAGGAAGTGACCAAACGAATCTACCATTTGTCCGATCTCGCCATGAACGACCGCGAGCATGCTACGATCCAGTTCCTGAAATGGTTTATTGACGAGCAGGTCGAAGAAGAAGCGATGTTCGACAGCATCATCAACAAGCTCAAGCGGATCGACAAGGACAGCAATGCGTTCTTCATGCTCGATACCGAATTTGCCTCTCGCACCTTCGTTCCGCCGACGACGGCGTAA
- a CDS encoding WecB/TagA/CpsF family glycosyltransferase: protein MDTVKILGVPFSKMTLSDTVKLLQARLAGERKPMFHLITANPEIVMAAKQEPQLQAIVNAADLITPDGIGVVLAAKWQGVLIPERVTGFDLLTRLLEGAKTKGFSLYVVGADEETNAKAASIIVDKYPGVEIVGRHNGYYKGEQEEALVADIERKQPDLLIVALGAPNAEKWIYKHKSRLKAKVAFGVGGSLDVIAGKVKRAPVIWQKLNVEWLYRLLKQPSRWRRQLVLPKFALTILTTKRR from the coding sequence ATGGATACCGTCAAGATATTGGGCGTTCCATTCTCGAAGATGACGCTTTCGGATACGGTGAAGCTGCTGCAGGCGCGGCTTGCGGGGGAGCGGAAGCCGATGTTTCACTTGATTACGGCCAACCCTGAGATTGTCATGGCCGCCAAGCAGGAACCGCAGCTGCAGGCCATTGTGAATGCGGCCGATCTCATTACGCCGGACGGCATTGGCGTCGTGCTCGCGGCCAAATGGCAGGGCGTGCTTATTCCGGAGCGTGTGACCGGCTTTGATTTGCTGACGCGGCTGCTCGAAGGGGCGAAGACCAAGGGCTTCTCGCTCTATGTCGTCGGGGCGGATGAAGAGACGAATGCCAAGGCCGCTAGTATTATCGTGGACAAGTACCCCGGCGTCGAAATCGTCGGCAGGCATAACGGGTATTACAAAGGCGAGCAGGAAGAGGCACTCGTCGCAGACATCGAGCGGAAGCAGCCGGATCTGCTGATCGTTGCGCTTGGCGCACCGAATGCCGAGAAATGGATCTACAAGCACAAGAGCCGCTTGAAAGCGAAGGTGGCTTTCGGCGTCGGCGGCAGCTTGGACGTGATCGCCGGCAAAGTGAAGCGAGCGCCCGTCATCTGGCAGAAGCTGAACGTCGAGTGGCTCTACCGGCTGCTCAAGCAGCCTTCGCGCTGGCGCCGCCAGCTGGTGCTGCCGAAGTTCGCGCTTACTATTCTAACGACGAAGCGCCGCTAA